The DNA region GTATTCTCCACCGTAAGAATCAGATTGTTGGTCTGCGGGGTTTCGCTCACTTCTCCGGGAATACCCCTGATATACTTAACCCCCTCCTCTTTACTCCGCATGTAAAGGTCTTCAAATCCCTTGCCGAAAGCGCGCATATCCATATAAAACACTTTGGCCTCGATACCCGGATAATGGTCACAGAGAAGCAGGGTATCTTTGACCGTATTCATGCAGCAGATATTGCTGCAGTATGGATTGCCGCGTCCATCGCGGGAACGGGAGCCGACACATTGAATAAATCCGATCGTTTTAGGTGTTTTGCGGTCGCTTGGCCGTATGAAATGCCCCCCGGTCGGGCCGCCGGCGCAAATCAGACGCTCAAATTCCATACTCGTGATAACATTTTCATATCGGGTATATCCATATTCATCATATTCGGTCGGATCGAAGGCCTCCATACCGGTGGCGGCAATCACCACGCCGACTTCGATATTCAAAAGCTTATCCTGATCATCATAATCGATACAGTGCTTCTGGCAGGCATCGGCGCACTTGCCGCAGGCCAGCGGGTTGTTGCCGAGGCAGTTTTTCATGTCAAGGACATATGATGACGGCACCGCCTGCGGAAACGGCATGTAAATCGCCTTGCGTGAGGAAAATCCCTGCTGATATTCATCCGGCACCGCCACCGGACAGACTTTGGCGCACTCGGTGCAAGCGGTGCATTCTTTCGGATTTACATATCGGGCTTTTTTACGAATCGTAACATTAAAATTGCCTACGAAGCCGGCTATTGCTTCGACTTCGCTGTAGGTCATCAGTTCAATCTTGGGATGTCGACCGACATCCATCATCTTAGGCCCGAGTATTCATATCGAGCAATCCATCGTCGGGTACGTTTTATCGAGAGCCGCCATTATCCCGCCGATGCTCGGCTCCTTTTCCACAAGGTAGACTTTATGCCCTCCGTCCGCCAGGTCGAGTGCCGCCTGAATCCCGGCGATACCGCCGCCGATAATCAGCGCGGCTTTTGTGACCGGCACCTCCATCTCCGTCTGTGGCTCCAGAAAACGCGCCCGGGCCACGCCGCTCCGGACAAGGTCCTTGGCCTTCTCGGTGGCTTTCTCTTTCTCCGTCTGATGCACCCAACTGCAGTGCTCACGGATATTGACCATCTCGAACAGGTAAGGATTCAGCCCCGCATCGGCGACACATTGCCGGAAAGTAGGCTCGTGGATCTTGGGCGTGCACGAGGCAACCACCACCCGGTTCAACTTATGCTCGATAATCGCCTTCTTGATTTCATTTTGCCCGGGATCGGCGCAGGTGTATTTGTTTTGCACCACGGCCACGACATCATCGAGCGTGGCCGCATACTTGCTGACCGCGGCGCAATCGATGGTGCCGGCGATATTCAGCCCGCATTCGCAGACAAACACGCCGATGCGCAGATCATCCGGTTTCTTCGGTTGATTGGTCATATTTCATCTCCCATGATATCTTTATCTTAAACCATCAGCCCTCAAGAGCCGAGGCTACTATATTCACAAAATCACTCACGAGCAGGTCGCTTTTCTCCTCCTGTTCGCCGCAGGCGGCACAGCGGAAATGGATCTGGCATTTCGGGCAGGCGGTCACCAGCGTTTTCGCCCCGGTCTCTTTGGCTTCTTTTAATCGGCTTCGCTGAATCTGCCCGGAGGAGGCATCGCAGTTCATCCAGTTGGTGGTACCGCAGCAAATCGAACCGCGCCGGTTGCGGCGCATTTCATGCAATTTAACGCCGGGGATAGAGGACAGCACCTGCCGCGGCTGATCATAAACACCCAGATATCTTCCCAGCCGGCAAGGGTCCTGAAAGGTCACCTCCATATTGAGCTCTTTGAATTTGAGTTTGTCTATACTCCGCGCAAAAATCTCGCTAATATGCAGTACTTCATAACCAGCCTTGCCCAATCTTTCCGGGTACAATTTTTTCAGGGACAGCGCGCATTCGGGACAGGCGGTTATCACGGTTTTGGCCCCGCTTTCTTCAATATCCTTCATATTCAGCCGGCCGAGCTCGTCGAATTTCTCAAGCTGGCCAAGCCAGTAGAGATCATGGCCGCAGCAGCGTTCGTTTTCCAGAACAACCGGCTCAATACCGATCCGGTTAAGTACTCTCACCGCATCGCGAGCAATGGAGACCGGCTCAAAAGTGAAGTCCTTGGCAAAGAAATCCTGAAAGTAAGGAAGACAACCGACAAAGTATAGAAACTCACCCTTCTGTTTGATCCTCAGGTCTTCTGTAATCCAGCCGGTCCGGTTCTGCTTCAGTCCCGGCGAGGCAGCCATCTCCATTATATGAAGCAATGCCCCGCCATGTGATGGGTTTCCCCACCGGCCCTCTTTATAAGCTTCGGCACGCACATCCCGCATGTACTCGGAATACTTGACATCCACCGGGCATCGCTGCGAACACAGTTGGCAGGTAAGGCAGGACCAGAGCAGGCGGTCGGATAAGAGGTCGCGGCCGCCATAGAAAATTCCCTCGGCCAGCATCCGCCGGGGTGAATATCCTTTATTGAAAGTGGAAATGGGACAGACCGCTGTGCACTTACCGCATTCAAGGCAATAAAAGGCCCGACTCTTCTTGAGTTGTTCCATGACCTTTTCCATAGGCGCTATTTCTCGGATTTCGGTTTATGGTTCAAAGGGCTTGGCCCCAGGGCCGTAATCTGCTCGATAAATTCGTTGATAACCTCCGCCCATCGTCCCCCCTCGGCCGCAGAGACCCACTCCAGTCGAACCCGCTTTTCGTCCAGACCGAGCGTTTTCACCAGCGCTTTGGTCTTCTCAAACAGCTTCACCTGCTCATGGTTGCCGAAAATATAATGGCAATCGCCGAAATGGCACCCCGAGACAAGCACCCCATCAGCGCCCAATTTTAAAGCCTTCAGAACATAAGCGGGGGCGACTCGTCCCGAGCACATGGTTCGTATTATCCGAAAATTGGGCGAGTGTTGAATCCGGTTTACTCCGGCCGTATCGGCGCCGGCATAGCTGCACCAATTGCAGGCGAAGGCAACGATATTGGGCACGAATTTCTCCGGCACCGTATTCTTTTTGATTTTGGAAGTTTTTATCGCCATATCTATGCTCCGCTGACCAGCAATGCTTCCATCATCGAATTGATCTGTTCATCGGTGAAGTGCAGCGCCACAACGGCGCCGGTGGGGCAGAAACTGGCACAGGTACCACACCCCTTACATAACGCCGGGTTGATCTGGGCCGCTTTCAATCCGGGCGCGATTTCCATCATCGATGGGGCGTGGTACTGGCAGATCTCAACGCACTTGCCGCAGGCCCGGCAGAGCGACTGTTCCACCATGCAGGTGGTCGGGTCCAAGCTCACAGAATCACGGGAAATAATCGAAGCCGCTTTGGCCGCCGCCGCACAACCCTGTGCAATCGAGTCGGCGATATCCTTGGGGCCGCTGACACATCCGGCCAGAAAAACCCCCTCGGTGGTGGTTTCCACCGGCCCCAGTTTGGCGTGGCGCTCCATGAAAAAGCCGTCGCTCCCGCGCGGCACCTTGAGAAGATTCTGCAATTTGGCGGTACTTTCCTCATTCGGCACCATCCCGGAGGCCAGAATAACATGGTCAACATCTATTTCGAGCGTTCGATTCAGAGCCAATTCCAGAATTTCGACTCTCTCCACACGCTTACCGTTACCATATACTTTGGGAAGTCTTTGCGGGTTGTACCTGATAAACTTGATGCCCAGAGCGCGGGCGTGACGGTACTGCTCCTCCGCCTGGGCGCCGACCGTTCGCATGTCGCGATGAAAAACCGCCACATTCACGCCGCTCTCGCGAAGACGAACCGCCTGTTTAATGGTCGTGGGACAGCAATACCGCGAACAACCGGGATTCTTTTCGGGGTTCCGCGAGCCGATGCACTGAATGAAAACAACCGTTTCCGGTGTCTTCCCATTTATGGTTATCCTGCCCTTCGTATCATGCAGAATATCTTCCAGTTCCTGATTGGTGATTACATTTTCATATTTATCATACCCGAATTCATCTTTCGGTCGGTATATCTCAGCCCCGGTTGCCAGTATTATGGTCCCCACGCGAAAGTTGCCATAAGTGCTGGAAACATCGAAATTTCCGACATACCCGGTTATCGCGTTGATTTCGGTCGAGGCGATCACCTCCACCCGGCTGCTTTTGATTTTCTCGACAATCGCCCGCGCCAGCTCGAAAGCCGAAAGGTTGGCGGGATAGACTCGGGTGAGATTATTCAATCGGCCGCCGAGCCGACC from Candidatus Zixiibacteriota bacterium includes:
- a CDS encoding hydrogenase iron-sulfur subunit; translated protein: MAIKTSKIKKNTVPEKFVPNIVAFACNWCSYAGADTAGVNRIQHSPNFRIIRTMCSGRVAPAYVLKALKLGADGVLVSGCHFGDCHYIFGNHEQVKLFEKTKALVKTLGLDEKRVRLEWVSAAEGGRWAEVINEFIEQITALGPSPLNHKPKSEK
- a CDS encoding FAD-dependent oxidoreductase is translated as MTNQPKKPDDLRIGVFVCECGLNIAGTIDCAAVSKYAATLDDVVAVVQNKYTCADPGQNEIKKAIIEHKLNRVVVASCTPKIHEPTFRQCVADAGLNPYLFEMVNIREHCSWVHQTEKEKATEKAKDLVRSGVARARFLEPQTEMEVPVTKAALIIGGGIAGIQAALDLADGGHKVYLVEKEPSIGGIMAALDKTYPTMDCSI
- a CDS encoding (Fe-S)-binding protein — protein: MEQLKKSRAFYCLECGKCTAVCPISTFNKGYSPRRMLAEGIFYGGRDLLSDRLLWSCLTCQLCSQRCPVDVKYSEYMRDVRAEAYKEGRWGNPSHGGALLHIMEMAASPGLKQNRTGWITEDLRIKQKGEFLYFVGCLPYFQDFFAKDFTFEPVSIARDAVRVLNRIGIEPVVLENERCCGHDLYWLGQLEKFDELGRLNMKDIEESGAKTVITACPECALSLKKLYPERLGKAGYEVLHISEIFARSIDKLKFKELNMEVTFQDPCRLGRYLGVYDQPRQVLSSIPGVKLHEMRRNRRGSICCGTTNWMNCDASSGQIQRSRLKEAKETGAKTLVTACPKCQIHFRCAACGEQEEKSDLLVSDFVNIVASALEG